A genomic segment from Nicotiana tabacum cultivar K326 chromosome 9, ASM71507v2, whole genome shotgun sequence encodes:
- the LOC142164116 gene encoding uncharacterized protein LOC142164116 produces MIEAFCRSYILSETNTITKKSLVAWENICTPKLAGGLNLINLPLWNKAAIFKTCRDLAHKQDKLWIRRINAYYIKQQQLQHMPIPQQASWMVRHIIRSRATLLQKQSINDNNKSIIRQIYLQLLGDLPRVSWKCLIFQNTARPKAVFTMWLLLHGRLPTKDRLASWCITATSQCIICEGQDKSREHLFVTCPYTREL; encoded by the coding sequence ATGATAGAAGCATTCTGTAGAAGCTACATCTTGTCTGAAACTAACACAATAACCAAGAAGTCCTTAGTAGCATGGGAAAATATCTGTACTCCCAAGTTAGCTGGTGGACTTAACCTCATTAACCTTCCTTTGTGGAACAAAGCAGCAATTTTCAAAACTTGCCGGGATTTAGCACACAAACAAGACAAGCTATGGATAAGGCGGATCAATGCATATTATATCAAACAACAACAGCTACAACATATGCCAATACCACAGCAAGCCAGTTGGATGGTGAGACATATAATTAGATCTAGAGCAACTCTGCTGCAGAAACAGAGTataaatgataacaacaaaagCATTATTAGACAAATATACCTGCAGCTCCTAGGTGATTTACCAAGAGTAAGCTGGAAATGCTTGATTTTCCAGAATACTGCTAGGCCAAAGGCAGTCTTCACTATGTGGTTGTTGCTCCATGGTAGATTGCCAACTAAAGATAGGCTAGCCAGCTGGTGTATAACTGCTACCTCTCAATGTATTATTTGTGAAGGTCAGGATAAATCAAGGGAGCACCTCTTTGTTACATGCCCATACACTAGAGAACTGTGA